One region of Paralichthys olivaceus isolate ysfri-2021 chromosome 12, ASM2471397v2, whole genome shotgun sequence genomic DNA includes:
- the id3 gene encoding DNA-binding protein inhibitor ID-3, whose protein sequence is MKAISPVRSVRSCYKAVCCISEQSLAISRNKHSCAEEPAGALCDMNDCYSKLKELVPSIPQNKSVSQVEILQHVIDYIFDLQIALEAEDAAAPEMVLSIQTADLTHKFSKEEGRLCH, encoded by the exons ATGAAAGCCATCAGTCCCGTCCGCTCGGTGAGGAGCTGCTACAAGGCCGTGTGCTGCATCTCGGAGCAGAGTCTCGCCATCAGCCGGAATAAACACTCGTGCGCGGAGGAGCCGGCGGGCGCCCTGTGCGACATGAACGACTGCTACTCCAAGCTGAAGGAGCTGGTGCCCAGCATCCCGCAGAACAAGTCGGTGAGCCAGGTGGAGATCCTGCAGCACGTCATCGACTACATCTTCGACCTGCAGATCGCGTTGGAGGCGGAGGACGCGGCCGCGCCGGAGATGGTGCTGTCAATACAG ACTGCTGATCTTACGCACAAATTCTCCAAAGAAGAAGGACGGTTGTGCCACTAG